GCGACGCCAACGCGCAGCTTGCCGTGCGGCGCGAGGCGGGTGAGCTCGGTCGGGGTTCCGAGCGCGGCAAGCTCGCCGCCGCGCATGACGGCCACGCGGTCGCACACGCGTTGCGCCAGGTTGAGGTCGTGGGTGCTGAGCACCACCGTGCGCCCCTCGTGCGAGACCTGCTCGCGCACCAGCTCGACGACCTGACGGGTGGCGACCGGGTCGAGGCCGGAGGTGGGTTCGTCGAGGAACAGCAGCTCCGGCTCGTGCAGCAGGGCGCGAGCGAGGGCGAGGCGTTGGCGCATGCCCTTGCTGAAACCGCCCACCAGCGCCTCGGCCGCGCCTGCGAGCCCGAACTGCTCGAGCACCTCGTTCACGCGTGCACCCACCCGCTCGGCGGGGTAGCCGTAGAGGTCCGCGAAGTAGCGCAGGTTCTGCCGGGCAGTCAGGCGCTCCTCGAGCGCGGGGTTCTCGGCCAGCACGCCGAGGCGGGCTCGCACCTCGGTGCCGTGCGCGAGCGGCGACATGCCGAACAGCCGCGCCTCCCCGCCAGTGGGCGTCAGCACCCCGGCGAGGAGCCTGAGCGTGGTCGTCTTGCCTGCGCCGTTGTGACCGAGGAGCGCGAACAGCTCGCCACGAGCGACCGTGAACGACAGCGGCGCCACGGCGACCTTGTTGCCGAAGGCGCGGCTGAGCTCGCGCGCCTCGACCACGGCCGTGTCTGGTGGTCTGGGCGTGGGGCGGGCGCCGGCGGCGCCGCGCGCCTGGGAGGCGGTCATCACCGGATTCTACCGGTGGGCGCGGCGTGGCGCGTGGCGGCGCCGTTGACGGCGGTTTGACGTCGGCCCGCTACCGTGACTGCATCCAAGGCCCCCGGGCGGGGGTCCGGCCCGAAGCCGCCGACGGCTCACGGCGAGGATCTGCGAGGTGAGAGAATGCGCAAGGCCTTACACCGACTCACGAGCTTCTTCCTGAGCGTCGGGCTCCTCACGATGGGAGTCCCGGTTCGGGCCCAGGTCGACGGTTACGCCGACGCGCGCGCGGAGCTGAGCGCCGGGATGGCCGAGGTGGCCGGCATCCGCGGGCTGCTGGACCGGGCGGCGTTCGACCTGGACGAGCTCGCCATGGAGCTCTTCTTCGAGGACGCCGAGGGCATCGCGGCGTGGGTGACCGACAACGTCGCCTACCAGCCGTACCGCGGGCTGCTGCGGGGCGCGCAGGGGACGCTGCGGGCGCGCGCCGGCAACGCGCTCGACCAGGCCGTCCTCCTGGCGTCGCTCCTGGGTCAGGCCGGTTACGACGTGCGCGTCGCCCTCGGCACCCTCGACGACGCGCAGGCGGCCGAGCTGCTGGGCACCACGGCGGCGGCGCCCGCGCGCGACTACGGGGAACTGGAGGCGCGCTTGCGCGCGGCGCTGCCGAGCATGGACTGGGACCTCTTCTTCGCCGCCCAGCCCGACGCGGACCGCTCCGCCGAGACGGCGGAGCTGGCAGGCGCGCTGGGAGCGGCGCTGGCGGACGCCGGCGTCCAGCTGGCGAGCGCCGGGCCCGACCTCCTGGCGGAGGCGGCCGAGTACGCCTGGGTGGAGTACCGGTTGGGCGACGGCGAGGCGTGGGCCGCGGCGCACCCCGCCGCGCCGTTCGTGGCGGGCGCCGAGCCCGAGGTCGCCGAGCGGTTGGAGGGCGGCGTCCCGGAGGCGTTGCAGCACCGCGTCAGGTTCGAGGTGCTCGTCGAGGTCCTCGAGGGCGACGAGCTGACGGTGCGGCCGGTCATGCCGGCGTGGGAGCGGCCCGCGGCCAACGCCGACGGCGTGGTCATCTCCTACTCGAACGTGCCGAACACGGCCGCCATGGAGGCTGACCTGCCTACCGTGCTGGCCGAGAGCGAGTTCTGGGTACCGACCTTCATGGGCGGAGTCCCCGAGGGGGCGCAGGCGTTCGACATGATGGGGGCCCTGCTGACCCCCGAGGACGCCGCCAACCCCATGGCCGGCGTGGTCAGGAACGTGCGGCGCGGCTTCAGCGACGCCATCGGCGGCCTCGGCGGCATGGGCGGCGAGCCCACCGGCGAGGCCGTCGCCCTGACGGCGCAGTGGCTGGTCGTGACGCTCGTGGCTCCGGGCGGCGAGGAGCGGGAGTTCCGCCGCACGGTCTTCGACCGCATCGGGGCCGAGGCGCGCGAGGCCGGCGCCGTGACCACGGCCGCGATGACGCGCGAGGAGGCGGAGCTGCGCCTGCTCACGGAGCACCGGCTGATGATCTTCCCCGGTGCCACGCCCCGCGACTTCCTGCTGGACGAGTACCTCGAGCAGGTGTTGGCCAGCGAACCGCTCCTCGAGCGCGCCCTGGCCCTCAGGTACGGCGTCGAGCCGGAGCGCGGGCTGGCGGAGTCGCTGGCGCAGGGGTCGCCGGTCGAGCACTTGCTCACCATGGCGCTGTTCGACCAGGGTCCGGCCGGGCAGCTGTCGTGGCGGGCGGAACCTGGCCTGCTCATGTTCTCGGACGGGCTGGCCGGGAGCGTGGAGGAGGCCAGAATCGTGAGCCGCCTCGACATCGTGAACAACTCGCGGCGCACCCTCGGCGCCGGCGGGCCGGCGAGCATGCTGGCTCAGGGCGTGTGGGAGACGTTGACCGAGCGCGACCTCCTCGGCGACCGGCGTCACAACACCGCCAACTTCCGGGGCGACCTCACGGTGGTGGAACCGTTCGGTGCTGCGCCGGCCGGGTTGTCTGCGGAGGCGCGCCGCAACCTGCAGCGCGACCTCGACCTCGGTTACGCCGCACTGGTCCCGGCGGGCGCCGACGCCTGGTGGCGCGTCGACCCGACCACGGGCGAGACGCTCGGCATCACGGCGGACGGGCGGGGCCAGTCGCTGACCGAGTACACGATCATGCTCTACGACAACGCCTTCACGCTCATGTTCGCTATGAAGAGCTACAACGACTGCACCAAGGGCAACCCCTCGTGGGAGGCAGAGCTCTGCTGCCTCGCCAAGGCGCACATCAGCAACATCTTCGGGATAGGCCTCGGCCACGCCATCGGCGGTTTCGGCTTCGGCGGCGCCGTCCTGGGCATGGCGGCGTTGTCTTTCAACATCACCTCGGGCCTGCTCGGCACCAACTTCGCGGACCTGTTCCCAGGTGGCGTCTGCTGAGGCGTCAGCTCCCGGCGTCGCGCCGCGCCCAGGTGGCCCGCAACCAGCGGGCGCACAGGTCGACCCAGGCGTGGGCGTTCTCGGGTAGGGCGGGGCGGTCGGCGTTGGCGACCGGCTCGGCGGTCGACAGGCCGTGCGGACCGTGCGCGAAGTGGTGGTACTCGTACGGCACGCCCGCCGCCTCGAGGGCCGTGACGAAGCGCAGCGACTGACTGGCGGGGACCGTCTGGTCCTCGCCAGTCGTCCACACGAACGCGGGCGGCGTCTCGGGGCCGACGGCCGCCAGGCAGTCCTCCTTGAGGAGACGGGTCAGGCGTCCGGCCGGCGGCAGCCAGTCGAAGCTGAAGACGGCGTAGCACGGCACGATGGCGTCGGGCCGGGAGGAGTGCTCGAGGAGCCCGTCGTTGGCGGTCACGCCGCGCGCGGCGAGGTCGCCGTACTCGGTGCGCTCCGCCGCCACGAGGTCGTCGCGGTGCCACATGGTCCCGAGCATGGCGGTCACGTGGCCGCCGGCGGAGAAGCCCATCACCGCCACGCGCGTGGGGTCGACGCCCAGGTCGGCGGCGTGCTTGCGCACCCAGCGAACGGCGCGGGCGGCGTCCACGGCGGGGTGAGGGTAGGTGGCGTGCTCGCGGATCGAGTAGCGCAGCACGAAGGCCGAGAAGCCGTGACGCATGAAGGCGAAGGCGGCCGGGTCGGCCTCCCGCTGAGAGAGGAACTCGTAGCCGCCACCCGGGCACACGATCAGGGCGGGCCGGGGGTTCTCGAGCGAGCTCGGAAGCTGGTCGGAGCGCGGCCGATCGAAGAGGGCCGCCTCCAGCGTGACGGCGCGGTCCGGGTTCATGGTGACGGTGAAGCTGCGCATGCCGCCAGCCTACGTCCGTGGCGCGAGCGGGCGTGCGGGGTGGCTCACGGCACCATGCGCCTTATGACGGCGAGGGACCCGAGTCCCAGCACGGCCAGCAGCGCGAGCCCCCAGAGGGCCAGGCCGAGCGCGCCCTGGGCCACCAGCCACGCCTCGACCTCGCCGGCCACGCCCGCCCTGAAGACGAGGAGGATGACCACGGCGAGGACGAGGGTGAGGCCGACGAGGGCGGCGATCAACGCCAGGGCGCCCCAGCGCTTGTTGATGGCGGCGCAGAAGTAGCCGCTGACGAAGAAGAGCATGGCTATGACGAAGTAGGCGAGGAACGCCGTGCCGGGCGCGTCGCCGCCAAGCGAGGGGAGGGTCACGTAGCCGTTCATGCCCCAGCCGTGGGTGGCGCGCTCGATCACGCCGATCGCGGCAAACGCGGCGGCCAGCATGCCGGAGGTGAGGGCCGCCGTGAGGAGGGTGCCGAGGTGGAAGTCGCGTCGGGTGATGCTCAGGGCCTGGGAGAACGGGAACGTGAGCGTCAGCGCCTGCACGCCCACGACCAGGAAGGACCAGAGGGGAGCGCCGGCGGCGCCGAAGCCGTACTTCGCCTCGCTGGTGGGTATGAGCGCGAACACGAGCAGGGCCAGCAGCAGCGCGCCGGCGAGGATGAGCAGGGGCATGTACACGTAGGTGGTGCGGTTGAGTAGCTGTAGCCTCACGACCTTGATCACGTTCGTCATCCGCGGCTCCTTCCCTCGTCGGGCCGGGCGCTCCGGCCGGGTTCGGTGATGCGGACGATCAGTTGTTGAAGCGAGACGGGCGCGACCTCGAGGCCGCGGGCGGCGAGGCGGGCGCGCTCCTCGCCCTCGAGCCGCCCGAGCACGGTGACGGAGGCGACCCGGCCGAGCCGTTCGGTGTGGATGACCTCGCGCCCGGCCGCGAAGGCCTCGACGGCGCTCGAGTCGCCCACGACGTTGACGGCGCGGCCGCGCGCGTCGTCGGCGCTCTCGTCCATCACGACGCGGCCGCCGTCGAGCACGACGATGCGTTCGAGCAGGCTCGCCACCTCGTCGATCAGGTGCGACGACAGGACGATGGTGCGGGGGTGATCGGCGTAGTCCTCCAGCAGCCGGTCGTAGAAGGTCTGGCGCGCCGCGGCGTCGAGGCCGAGGTACGGCTCGTCGAAGAACGTGATCTCGGCCCGGGCCGCCATGCCGATGGTGACGCCCACGGCGGAGAGCTGCCCGCGCGACAGGCGCCTCACCGGCTTGTGGAGCGGGAGCTGGAAGTCGGCCACGAGCCGGTCTG
This DNA window, taken from Trueperaceae bacterium, encodes the following:
- a CDS encoding ABC transporter ATP-binding protein, encoding MTASQARGAAGARPTPRPPDTAVVEARELSRAFGNKVAVAPLSFTVARGELFALLGHNGAGKTTTLRLLAGVLTPTGGEARLFGMSPLAHGTEVRARLGVLAENPALEERLTARQNLRYFADLYGYPAERVGARVNEVLEQFGLAGAAEALVGGFSKGMRQRLALARALLHEPELLFLDEPTSGLDPVATRQVVELVREQVSHEGRTVVLSTHDLNLAQRVCDRVAVMRGGELAALGTPTELTRLAPHGKLRVGVAPGERAAAAALIAARHPDADIASPDDAPDDPGQDTLTVSRLPDGATPSLVAALVGAGLSVTRVEPLEPTLADVYFALYGAEP
- a CDS encoding transglutaminase domain-containing protein, coding for MRKALHRLTSFFLSVGLLTMGVPVRAQVDGYADARAELSAGMAEVAGIRGLLDRAAFDLDELAMELFFEDAEGIAAWVTDNVAYQPYRGLLRGAQGTLRARAGNALDQAVLLASLLGQAGYDVRVALGTLDDAQAAELLGTTAAAPARDYGELEARLRAALPSMDWDLFFAAQPDADRSAETAELAGALGAALADAGVQLASAGPDLLAEAAEYAWVEYRLGDGEAWAAAHPAAPFVAGAEPEVAERLEGGVPEALQHRVRFEVLVEVLEGDELTVRPVMPAWERPAANADGVVISYSNVPNTAAMEADLPTVLAESEFWVPTFMGGVPEGAQAFDMMGALLTPEDAANPMAGVVRNVRRGFSDAIGGLGGMGGEPTGEAVALTAQWLVVTLVAPGGEEREFRRTVFDRIGAEAREAGAVTTAAMTREEAELRLLTEHRLMIFPGATPRDFLLDEYLEQVLASEPLLERALALRYGVEPERGLAESLAQGSPVEHLLTMALFDQGPAGQLSWRAEPGLLMFSDGLAGSVEEARIVSRLDIVNNSRRTLGAGGPASMLAQGVWETLTERDLLGDRRHNTANFRGDLTVVEPFGAAPAGLSAEARRNLQRDLDLGYAALVPAGADAWWRVDPTTGETLGITADGRGQSLTEYTIMLYDNAFTLMFAMKSYNDCTKGNPSWEAELCCLAKAHISNIFGIGLGHAIGGFGFGGAVLGMAALSFNITSGLLGTNFADLFPGGVC
- a CDS encoding alpha/beta hydrolase, producing MRSFTVTMNPDRAVTLEAALFDRPRSDQLPSSLENPRPALIVCPGGGYEFLSQREADPAAFAFMRHGFSAFVLRYSIREHATYPHPAVDAARAVRWVRKHAADLGVDPTRVAVMGFSAGGHVTAMLGTMWHRDDLVAAERTEYGDLAARGVTANDGLLEHSSRPDAIVPCYAVFSFDWLPPAGRLTRLLKEDCLAAVGPETPPAFVWTTGEDQTVPASQSLRFVTALEAAGVPYEYHHFAHGPHGLSTAEPVANADRPALPENAHAWVDLCARWLRATWARRDAGS
- a CDS encoding ABC transporter ATP-binding protein, which translates into the protein MNTVVEVNHLTKRYGATLALDDVGLALEKDVIYGLLGRNGAGKTTLMSMITAQAFPTSGAVKVYGEEPYENSRVLRRTCFVRENQKYPDGVKVGHALAMARLFFAAWDQSLADRLVADFQLPLHKPVRRLSRGQLSAVGVTIGMAARAEITFFDEPYLGLDAAARQTFYDRLLEDYADHPRTIVLSSHLIDEVASLLERIVVLDGGRVVMDESADDARGRAVNVVGDSSAVEAFAAGREVIHTERLGRVASVTVLGRLEGEERARLAARGLEVAPVSLQQLIVRITEPGRSARPDEGRSRG